In one Winogradskyella sp. MH6 genomic region, the following are encoded:
- a CDS encoding TlpA disulfide reductase family protein, producing the protein MKKTLILFVLTFVLVSCNQSKDTEYVINGNAEGIENGIKVRLAQIDEKGKQVFRDSAVVMDGKFTIKGAVEEPSVYFLSADGTPGNMVFMLENSNIQIDFNTEIPMESKVTGSESNKSYEDFQNGMLKFREEGTAIMTRFKELGQDPAPETRDSIRKAMDDMRQRQLAYPLSFVQDHNDSYFSLNLIQLESSRPTFDIIKYKEIYESFPTHLKESKRGQLVKQKLDELYKAYEKTAHLEVGKIAPNFESQTPDGKTVSLNNLKGKATIIDFWAAWCGPCRRENPNVVNIYEQYHDKGLEIIGVSLDGAPNQKDPKKAWLDAIEKDGLKWNHVSSLKYFNDEVAQLYNIDRIPATYILDEEGKIVAKNLRGMALALKIKELLDTP; encoded by the coding sequence ATGAAAAAAACACTGATTTTATTTGTCTTAACGTTTGTATTAGTAAGTTGTAATCAAAGTAAAGACACAGAATATGTTATAAACGGTAATGCTGAAGGCATAGAAAATGGTATAAAAGTGCGACTTGCTCAAATAGATGAAAAAGGAAAACAAGTATTTAGAGATTCTGCAGTTGTAATGGACGGAAAATTCACAATTAAAGGAGCTGTTGAAGAACCTAGTGTTTATTTTTTATCTGCTGACGGAACACCCGGAAATATGGTCTTTATGTTAGAAAACAGTAACATACAAATAGACTTTAATACAGAAATTCCTATGGAATCTAAAGTTACAGGTTCTGAATCTAACAAGAGTTATGAAGATTTTCAGAATGGTATGCTAAAATTTAGAGAAGAAGGTACAGCCATTATGACCAGATTTAAGGAACTTGGACAAGATCCTGCGCCAGAAACAAGAGATTCAATAAGAAAGGCTATGGATGATATGAGACAAAGACAATTGGCTTATCCGCTTAGCTTTGTTCAAGATCATAACGACAGTTATTTTAGTCTAAATCTTATTCAGCTAGAATCTAGTAGACCAACATTTGATATTATAAAATATAAAGAGATTTACGAAAGTTTTCCAACGCACTTAAAAGAGTCTAAGCGAGGACAACTTGTAAAGCAAAAACTAGATGAGCTATACAAAGCGTACGAAAAAACAGCTCATTTAGAAGTAGGTAAAATAGCACCTAACTTTGAGTCTCAAACACCAGATGGAAAAACAGTAAGTTTAAATAATCTTAAAGGAAAAGCAACCATAATAGACTTTTGGGCAGCTTGGTGTGGTCCTTGCAGAAGAGAAAACCCTAATGTGGTTAATATATATGAACAATACCACGATAAAGGATTAGAGATCATTGGTGTATCTTTAGATGGAGCTCCAAACCAAAAAGATCCTAAAAAAGCATGGTTAGATGCTATTGAAAAAGATGGTTTAAAATGGAACCACGTATCTAGTTTAAAATATTTTAACGACGAGGTTGCTCAATTGTACAATATTGATAGAATACCGGCTACTTACATCTTAGATGAAGAAGGTAAAATTGTTGCAAAAAATTTAAGAGGAATGGCTTTGGCGCTTAAAATTAAAGAGCTTCTTGATACTCCTTAA
- the glmM gene encoding phosphoglucosamine mutase, with amino-acid sequence MTLIKSISGIRGTIGGAVEDNLTPIDAVKFAAAYGTWLKQQRNKDNYRVVVGRDARISGEMIQSLVMNTLVGMGIHVIDLGLSTTPTVEVAVPMEHADGGIILTASHNPKQWNALKLLNHKGEFLNGVEGKKILDIAASNAMTFAEVDDLGKITKNDAYIDLHIDEVLDLPLVNKEAIEAANFKVVVDGVNSTGGIAIPLLLERLGVEAVKLYCEPTGHFPHNPEPLKEHLGDLAKAVVKEHADFGIVVDPDVDRLAFMDEKGEMFGEEYTLVACADYVLSKNPGNTVSNMSSTRALRDVTEKYGGMYEASAVGEVNVVELMKKNNVVIGGEGNGGIIYPELHYGRDALVGVALFLSLLAEKKLSVSALRATYPNYFMSKKKIQLTPQLDVDAILSTMEANYSHETLTTIDGVKIDFSDSWVHLRKSNTEPIIRIYTEAQSQEAADDLADRFIAEIKAVANI; translated from the coding sequence ATGACTTTAATTAAATCTATATCAGGCATTCGTGGAACTATTGGCGGAGCTGTTGAGGACAATTTAACACCAATTGATGCTGTAAAATTTGCAGCCGCTTATGGTACTTGGCTAAAGCAACAACGTAATAAGGACAACTACAGAGTTGTTGTTGGTAGAGATGCACGTATTTCTGGTGAAATGATTCAGAGTTTAGTGATGAATACCTTAGTTGGTATGGGAATCCATGTTATAGATTTAGGCTTATCTACAACGCCAACTGTAGAGGTTGCTGTACCAATGGAGCACGCAGATGGTGGTATAATTTTAACTGCAAGTCATAACCCAAAACAATGGAATGCTTTAAAGTTATTGAATCATAAAGGTGAATTTTTAAATGGAGTAGAAGGCAAGAAGATTCTTGATATAGCAGCCTCTAACGCTATGACATTTGCTGAGGTTGATGACCTTGGAAAGATTACTAAAAATGATGCCTATATCGACTTACACATTGATGAGGTTTTAGATTTACCATTAGTCAATAAAGAGGCTATTGAAGCTGCTAATTTTAAAGTTGTAGTCGATGGTGTTAATTCTACAGGAGGTATTGCTATTCCATTATTATTAGAGCGTTTAGGAGTTGAAGCTGTGAAATTGTATTGCGAGCCAACAGGTCATTTTCCACATAATCCAGAGCCTTTAAAAGAGCATTTAGGTGATTTAGCAAAAGCTGTGGTAAAAGAGCATGCCGATTTTGGTATTGTTGTAGATCCTGATGTAGATCGTTTGGCGTTTATGGATGAAAAAGGGGAGATGTTTGGCGAGGAATATACTTTGGTAGCATGTGCGGATTATGTGTTGAGTAAGAATCCTGGAAATACTGTTAGTAATATGAGTTCTACACGAGCCTTACGCGATGTTACCGAAAAGTATGGTGGCATGTATGAAGCCAGTGCTGTAGGTGAGGTGAATGTGGTAGAATTAATGAAGAAAAACAACGTTGTCATTGGTGGTGAAGGTAATGGTGGAATTATTTATCCAGAGTTACACTACGGACGTGATGCTCTTGTTGGCGTGGCCTTATTTTTGAGCCTTTTAGCAGAAAAGAAACTATCTGTAAGTGCTTTGAGAGCTACATACCCTAATTACTTTATGAGTAAAAAGAAAATTCAGTTGACACCGCAATTAGATGTCGATGCAATTTTGAGTACTATGGAAGCTAACTATAGTCACGAAACCTTAACAACCATTGATGGAGTTAAGATAGATTTTTCAGATAGTTGGGTACACTTAAGAAAGAGTAATACAGAGCCTATAATTCGTATTTATACAGAAGCGCAATCACAAGAAGCGGCAGATGATTTAGCAGATCGTTTTATTGCTGAAATTAAAGCAGTCGCTAATATTTAG
- the ggt gene encoding gamma-glutamyltransferase has protein sequence MKNQIIILIFFFCLVGCKQETSINKAQKEKKGTIAQKAMVVSARKEASEIGVKILKLGGNAFDAMMATEMALAVTYPYAGNLGGGGFLVYRLADGTKGALDYREKAPLAAYKDMYLDEEGNVIKNLCTVGSMAVGVPGTIAGIFEAQRRFGKLDVKTVLQPVIELAQNGFVVTNKQAKRFSEYDSIFSAVNNKQILFNKTIKAGDTIKNLALANTLQRISEHGRNEFYKGETAKMLVSFLEAEGSIITLEDLEKYEAKWRNPVSFEYDDLTITSMSPPSSGGICLGQIMKMIEPFDLNDYGHNSLKTIQVMVEAEKHAYADRSYYLGDPDFVDIPTETLLSDVYLEGRMANFSFKEPTPSDTLSHGYIVGYESDETTHYSIVDQFGNAIAVTTTLNGAYGSKLYAEELGFFLNNEMDDFSSKPGVPNYYGLIGAEANSIAPEKRMLSAMTPTIVEKEEELYMTLGTPGGSTIITSVLQTIINVHEFGFSMQSAVDAPRFHHQWLPDEIRMEPNSFNIDLIKALEALGYSINLKRSPVIGKVDAILVLDDGALEGGADHRGDDTAVGF, from the coding sequence ATGAAGAACCAAATAATCATCTTAATATTCTTTTTCTGCCTCGTTGGTTGTAAACAAGAGACCAGCATAAACAAAGCTCAAAAAGAAAAAAAAGGAACTATTGCCCAAAAAGCAATGGTCGTAAGTGCCAGAAAAGAAGCTTCAGAAATAGGTGTTAAAATATTAAAACTAGGTGGTAATGCTTTCGATGCCATGATGGCAACCGAAATGGCACTAGCCGTAACCTATCCGTATGCCGGTAATCTTGGTGGTGGCGGATTTTTGGTGTACAGACTAGCCGATGGCACCAAAGGTGCTTTAGATTATAGAGAAAAAGCACCTTTAGCAGCCTATAAAGACATGTATCTCGATGAAGAAGGTAACGTCATTAAAAACCTCTGTACAGTGGGTAGCATGGCTGTTGGTGTACCTGGAACTATTGCTGGAATTTTTGAAGCCCAACGTAGATTTGGCAAACTTGATGTTAAAACCGTTTTACAACCTGTTATTGAATTAGCACAAAATGGTTTTGTAGTCACCAATAAACAAGCAAAACGGTTTTCTGAATACGACAGTATTTTTTCTGCAGTAAACAACAAACAAATTCTTTTCAATAAGACGATTAAAGCAGGAGACACTATAAAGAACTTAGCTTTAGCAAATACATTACAACGCATTTCAGAGCATGGTCGTAATGAATTTTATAAAGGTGAAACTGCAAAAATGCTGGTGTCTTTTTTAGAAGCTGAAGGTAGCATCATAACGCTTGAAGATTTAGAAAAATACGAAGCCAAATGGCGAAACCCTGTATCTTTTGAGTACGACGATTTAACCATAACATCCATGTCTCCTCCTTCATCTGGAGGAATATGCCTAGGGCAAATCATGAAAATGATAGAGCCTTTTGATTTAAATGATTACGGTCACAACTCCTTAAAAACTATTCAGGTAATGGTCGAAGCAGAAAAACATGCCTATGCAGACCGAAGCTATTATCTAGGTGATCCAGATTTTGTAGATATTCCAACGGAAACTTTATTAAGCGATGTGTACCTTGAAGGTAGAATGGCTAATTTCTCGTTCAAAGAGCCAACACCTTCAGATACCTTATCGCATGGCTATATTGTCGGTTATGAAAGCGATGAAACTACCCACTACTCTATTGTAGATCAGTTTGGTAATGCTATAGCGGTTACTACAACACTAAATGGTGCTTATGGTTCTAAATTGTATGCAGAAGAGTTAGGCTTCTTCCTTAACAATGAAATGGACGACTTTAGCAGTAAACCAGGTGTACCAAACTATTATGGCCTTATTGGTGCCGAAGCCAATAGCATCGCACCAGAAAAACGCATGCTGAGTGCTATGACACCAACCATTGTAGAAAAAGAAGAAGAACTTTACATGACTTTAGGCACACCTGGCGGATCAACCATTATTACTTCAGTATTACAGACCATTATTAATGTCCATGAGTTTGGATTTTCTATGCAAAGTGCTGTTGATGCACCACGTTTTCATCATCAGTGGTTACCAGATGAAATTAGAATGGAACCTAATAGTTTTAATATAGACCTTATAAAAGCATTAGAAGCCTTAGGATACTCCATCAACTTAAAACGCTCACCTGTAATTGGTAAAGTAGATGCTATCTTAGTTCTAGATGATGGCGCTTTAGAAGGTGGTGCAGATCATAGAGGTGACGATACTGCTGTTGGGTTTTAA
- a CDS encoding aminotransferase class V-fold PLP-dependent enzyme, with amino-acid sequence MISEATTQNSTTLEAYFEQFRKHIVGQDQTFVSPFGEQKIIYTDWTASGRLYRPIEEKLLNEFGPFVANTHTETTVSGTAMTKAYHKAKHIIKDHVNANDDDVLIVTGNGMTGVVNKFQRILGLKIPENLRDYTVVPDEMRPVVFISHMEHHSNQTSWLETIAKVEVVPPDDNGLFCLKNLEALLEQYKDRTLKICSIVGGSNVTGIQTPYHNVAKLMHQHGGVCFVDFACSAPYVDINMHPEDEEEQLDAIFFSPHKFLGGPGTSGVLVFNKKLYHNMVPDCPGGGTVSWTNPWGEHKYIDNIEDREDGGTPGFLQTIKTALSIKLKEQMGVTNILGREHELVDTIFKKLQPVSNINILAGQHQDRLGVISFYIDDLHYNLGVKLLNDRFGIQTRGGCSCAGTYGHFLLHVDQQTSKELTNEISIGDLVRKPGWIRMSIHPTTTNAEMDYVCESIIALANNHKDWAKDYEYSKCNNEFIHKSLIEKPSSDVNVDGWFNLD; translated from the coding sequence ATGATTTCTGAAGCTACAACACAAAACTCTACAACTCTTGAAGCTTATTTTGAGCAATTCAGGAAACATATTGTTGGTCAAGATCAAACCTTTGTTTCGCCATTTGGAGAACAAAAAATAATCTATACAGACTGGACCGCTTCAGGGCGTTTGTACAGACCTATTGAAGAAAAACTACTTAACGAGTTTGGACCTTTTGTTGCCAACACACATACAGAAACTACAGTGTCTGGCACAGCAATGACAAAAGCCTATCATAAGGCTAAACACATTATAAAAGACCATGTTAATGCCAACGATGATGATGTGTTGATTGTTACAGGTAATGGTATGACAGGTGTTGTGAATAAGTTTCAGCGTATCTTGGGATTAAAAATTCCTGAAAACCTAAGAGATTATACAGTGGTTCCCGATGAAATGCGACCAGTTGTTTTTATTTCGCATATGGAACACCACTCTAACCAAACCTCTTGGTTAGAAACCATTGCGAAGGTGGAGGTCGTTCCACCAGACGATAATGGTTTATTCTGTTTAAAAAATCTTGAAGCATTATTAGAACAGTATAAAGACAGAACATTAAAAATTTGCTCTATTGTTGGAGGATCTAATGTTACAGGTATACAGACACCATATCATAACGTTGCTAAATTGATGCACCAACATGGTGGTGTCTGTTTTGTAGATTTTGCATGTTCAGCACCATACGTAGATATAAATATGCATCCAGAGGATGAGGAAGAACAACTCGATGCTATATTTTTCTCACCACATAAATTTTTAGGCGGACCAGGTACTTCAGGTGTGTTGGTTTTCAATAAGAAATTATACCATAATATGGTGCCAGATTGTCCTGGTGGAGGTACCGTAAGTTGGACAAATCCTTGGGGAGAACATAAATATATTGATAATATTGAGGATAGAGAAGATGGTGGTACACCAGGATTTCTTCAAACTATAAAAACAGCTTTGTCTATAAAATTGAAGGAGCAAATGGGAGTTACCAATATCCTTGGACGCGAGCACGAACTTGTAGATACTATTTTTAAGAAACTTCAGCCAGTTTCTAATATCAATATTCTTGCAGGTCAGCATCAAGACCGTTTGGGAGTTATTTCGTTTTATATTGATGATTTACATTATAATCTTGGGGTGAAGTTATTAAATGATAGATTTGGAATTCAAACACGTGGTGGCTGCAGTTGTGCAGGTACGTATGGGCATTTTTTATTACATGTAGACCAACAAACGTCGAAAGAACTTACAAACGAAATATCTATTGGAGATTTGGTGCGTAAACCAGGTTGGATACGCATGTCTATTCATCCTACAACAACCAATGCTGAGATGGATTATGTTTGTGAGAGCATTATTGCTTTAGCCAATAATCACAAGGATTGGGCAAAAGATTATGAATATTCAAAATGTAATAATGAATTTATCCATAAGTCTTTAATTGAAAAACCATCAAGCGACGTCAATGTAGATGGTTGGTTTAATTTAGATTAA
- a CDS encoding lysophospholipid acyltransferase family protein, giving the protein MQLIAYILIYPILWLISILPFRLLYGLSDVLYIFLFKIFGYRKSTVKENLRLVFPDKSEKEIATITSQFYHHLCDMIVEAIKSLTISEGEMKKRFKFTNIEELHKLEEKQRSIILMCAHYGSWEWIFILQTYIKYKGYAVYKRLANKHFDRLVKRIRAKYNSHLITTKETFEVLAKEKKKGELTINGFVSDQSPKATKAFHWNEFMGIKVPMYTGAETLAKKLDMAVVFFGVKRIKRGYYETTFKTITENPNDYKDYEITDLFFKLVEEQILEAPQYYLWTHKRWKHRNKVPAQFQ; this is encoded by the coding sequence ATGCAACTTATTGCCTATATTCTCATTTATCCTATTCTTTGGTTAATTTCTATTTTGCCGTTTAGACTACTCTATGGTCTTTCTGATGTATTATACATCTTCCTTTTCAAAATTTTCGGATATAGAAAGTCTACTGTAAAAGAGAACTTACGTCTGGTATTTCCTGATAAGTCTGAAAAGGAAATTGCTACCATTACCAGTCAATTTTATCATCATTTGTGCGATATGATAGTTGAAGCGATTAAGTCTTTAACCATTTCTGAGGGGGAAATGAAAAAACGTTTCAAGTTTACTAATATTGAAGAACTTCACAAGCTAGAAGAAAAGCAAAGAAGCATTATACTTATGTGTGCTCATTATGGCAGTTGGGAATGGATCTTTATTCTACAAACCTACATTAAGTACAAAGGTTATGCTGTATACAAACGATTAGCTAATAAACATTTTGATAGACTTGTAAAACGAATACGTGCTAAATACAACTCGCATTTAATTACTACAAAAGAAACCTTTGAAGTACTAGCTAAAGAAAAAAAGAAAGGAGAACTTACTATCAACGGATTTGTCTCAGACCAATCTCCAAAAGCCACAAAGGCATTTCATTGGAATGAATTTATGGGCATAAAAGTACCAATGTACACAGGTGCAGAAACCTTAGCCAAAAAACTGGATATGGCTGTAGTCTTTTTTGGTGTAAAACGTATTAAACGTGGTTATTACGAAACTACATTTAAGACCATTACCGAAAATCCAAATGATTATAAAGACTATGAAATTACAGACTTGTTTTTTAAGTTGGTTGAAGAACAAATCTTAGAAGCTCCTCAATATTATCTCTGGACACACAAACGCTGGAAACACAGAAACAAAGTTCCTGCTCAATTTCAGTAA
- a CDS encoding acyl carrier protein phosphodiesterase, which translates to MNFLAHIYLSGDDELLTIGNFVADGIRGHNYKIYPEKVQAGILLHRAIDTFTDAHPIFRQSTKRLHKNYSHYSGVIVDIIYDHFLAKNWKEYSNIPLANYVDEFYNTLNKNFEILPKRFKHLTPIMIEGNWLLSYATVDGIQLVLNGMNNRTKGKSKMNEATNELKEFYTEFEEEFTAFFKELQSFASTKRNDIEKQFKI; encoded by the coding sequence ATGAATTTTCTAGCCCACATTTATCTATCTGGAGATGACGAGCTCTTAACCATCGGCAATTTTGTTGCAGATGGTATAAGAGGACATAACTACAAAATCTATCCTGAAAAAGTTCAGGCAGGTATCCTATTGCATAGAGCCATTGATACCTTCACAGATGCGCATCCTATTTTTAGACAAAGCACTAAGCGCCTTCATAAAAATTATAGCCATTACAGCGGAGTTATTGTAGATATTATTTATGATCATTTTTTAGCAAAGAACTGGAAAGAATATTCAAACATCCCTTTGGCAAACTATGTAGATGAGTTCTACAATACTCTAAATAAGAATTTTGAAATCTTACCCAAGCGCTTTAAACACCTAACACCAATTATGATAGAAGGCAATTGGCTATTAAGTTATGCTACTGTAGATGGTATTCAACTTGTGCTTAACGGAATGAACAACCGTACAAAAGGCAAATCTAAAATGAACGAAGCCACAAATGAACTAAAAGAATTTTACACAGAGTTTGAGGAAGAATTTACAGCGTTCTTTAAAGAGCTTCAATCATTTGCCAGCACAAAGAGAAACGACATCGAAAAGCAGTTTAAAATATGA
- a CDS encoding rhomboid family intramembrane serine protease, translating to MYNLDPVTIAIIAANVIISLKGFDDRLFFEKYKFNVGGIKRGEQIRMFSSGFLHVDTAHLLFNMITLYFFASNVIGALGTYNFLIIYFASLVFGNLLSLYFHKEEFWYSAVGASGAVTGVLYSAILLDPGMSLYMYFIPIPIPGYVFGIGYLLYSIYGMKNRIGNIGHDAHFGGAVGGYAITLILMPSLFKTDLGHIGLLAIPIIILFVLYKTGKLH from the coding sequence ATGTACAATTTAGATCCTGTTACAATTGCAATTATTGCAGCCAATGTTATTATATCATTGAAAGGTTTTGATGACCGATTGTTTTTTGAAAAGTATAAATTCAATGTAGGAGGTATAAAGCGAGGCGAACAAATACGTATGTTTAGTTCAGGGTTTTTGCATGTAGACACAGCCCATTTGTTGTTTAATATGATTACGCTTTACTTTTTTGCAAGTAATGTTATAGGGGCTCTAGGAACCTATAATTTTTTAATCATTTATTTTGCGAGCTTGGTTTTTGGAAATTTGCTGTCCCTTTATTTTCATAAGGAAGAGTTTTGGTATTCTGCTGTTGGAGCCAGTGGAGCTGTAACAGGTGTACTCTATTCAGCTATTTTATTAGATCCAGGAATGAGTTTATACATGTACTTTATTCCTATACCAATACCAGGTTATGTGTTTGGTATTGGGTATTTGTTATATTCCATTTATGGTATGAAAAACAGAATTGGAAATATAGGACACGATGCCCATTTTGGAGGAGCGGTAGGAGGTTATGCCATAACTTTGATTTTAATGCCAAGTTTGTTCAAAACCGATTTAGGACATATTGGTTTGTTGGCTATTCCTATTATTATACTTTTTGTACTGTATAAAACAGGGAAATTGCATTAA